The Populus alba chromosome 6, ASM523922v2, whole genome shotgun sequence genomic interval GATAGTTCAGGTCGGAGTGGTGGTGTGTTTAGTTAAAGCATGTGGGGGTGGGTGGTCCCcacaatttgataaattattccATCCATCTCTTCCATGCAAATTGCTGGCTCAAACCAACTTCCGAAACCGTCTATCCTTCAATTCttcaatattatataatattgtaCCCTTGCTGCTAGTACTAGTCACTAATATCTCATCTCTTCTTTCTTCCAGGGGTAAAATATCTTTTTCGCtagatttatttgtaattttagatttatttggggtattttagtattttattattttatatacagTGCACTTACTTgattatttaaaagataaaataaataaataaattagtccAGCTTTATCATAATTTCCTTTAACCATACACAATATAAGGTATATTTGTGATTTCACATTGTTTTAGGTCTACCTTTCTAGACTTGACggcaattaataaaatatatcattcaatatgtaatgatttttatttattttaatattttttaaggttataaaaaatattcagtcCCCAACATAGATGtgaaaaatcatttgttttttttttcttttttaagatcatatatttttttattctttagcatttaatttattttgatattaggctttttttatggtttctatATGagtttttactaattttaaaaataacttagattatctcaagttttttttatttatccttcattattatttttttaatcatattgttaaattaacttgatttaatgGATCCAATTAAGTCAATTACCTGagtttctaattcttttttctttcttctttaagaACATTGGTCCGAGCACGCCATAGCACAAACCATTGTTCTACATTTGCTCGagctattttttggatttttttaattgattttttttttatttcaggactccaatatttggttaatttgaATCACGGTTCCTAATTTGTTCCAATTTAGATTTTATGGTGTTATCACGCGTTCATATTCTAGATCAAGAGTTTTACGGGGTAAACATAGTTGGTTCTAGTTAATTCAATATGTTAgtctttcaatcttttttttcttttaaagtcaCTTAGTTCATCaccatctcaatattttaaaaattcttacatcaaaatttaaaaattctgaCATCAAACTTTTTAACTTCCTcgcatctttatattttttacaaggttatagaaaaaaatagtagTTTCTAACCAAAGTAGCTAGCTGCAATGCAATGGGATTTAGTTAGGCTCAATGCTTGAAgcttctttatttaattttttaccttAATAAGATGGAATTTGTTACAGAATCATGGAAAGCTTGTGCGCTGTTTCCAAGTCTTGGTTATAGGCTGATTAATtgcctatttatttaattaacaataagAATCAATTCAGGGCCATATTTCGCAGCAGTGTTTTTCTGTGTTCAAAGCGTCTAAAGAACAGCACTCCTCCTCCAGGCCCCTCCCTCCACCCTCCACCCTCCACCATCctgataatttatattaaagagTAAACAAGAACTAAGAACAAATTGTAACACAAGATCAGTCCCAGCCTTTTGTTTTCGACAATAATAACATCAAGCAACTCGGTAAAAGAAAATTTCAGTCGCTAATAAGTCGTCTGCGTTTCCGATGGGCTTCATATTTGCTCCTGGGATTTTACattcaattacaaaaatacCATTTGTTTTTTCCTGGCGCAAAGACTTGTAGCCAAACAGATGAGCTGGGTGCTACAGTGCCTGTGCTGGAGAAGAGATGCATATTTAGGGTTCAAAATAGCAAAGGTTAAGCAGCTGATAAAGATGGCAGCGATGACTAGCAGCTGCAGGTACGAACTTCTCTAGCCATGTCAGGAGCATCAGCAcagtttgcttttctttttctcccatCGATCAGACTCTGGTCAGGCCGCTGCTGTCCATCTTCTCCGCAGTCCACAGTACATTAATGGCGTTACCCAGTACTCATTACATTTGACTGCTCCATGGATTCTAAGCCTTCAAGTTCAAGGGCATTCCAGGTAGAGCTTGTCAATGCACAGGCCTTCAAACAAAATATCCTGTGTACATTTAAATTTGCTAGATACTGTAGTATATAAtgtcttttaaaattctttttttcttgaaatatattaaaaaaattttttttttgttaacattaCATTAagactatgaaaaaaaattaatttagaccgaaaacttttaaaatatagtcaAACGTAATTAGAAAGCAAGGAAAAACAGTCACTATTAGCTTctctcaaaagaaagaaaaataaaggtaaCATCTTgtctataagttttttttttttttcttttttttttatgtgtgcaCACAAGTTTCGATgaagattggttttttttttttttattcctgcgGTGATCCCAATAATGATCATCCCTTCAGTACGAATTTTTAAAGTAACTGCAACGGAGGACATTTAAGTTCTATAAGTATGCATagaaattttgataaattgtgAAATTAGTATctacaatataaataaatactgaaatagaatataataaaaaaggttcGATGAAATATCAGTGCCCGATAtggttgaaaaatataatatttaaggaTTTCGAAAcgtgatatttaattaaattttttttattttaaattataatattattaaaatattatatatttgaactgcaatatttaataaaatattatgtttaaaatcacaacattcataaaaagaatcattttaaaaaaatggctgGAAATTTAATAAAACGGTTGGAAAGCAACCAAAATAATCTTTTTGGCTATTATGAAGGTTTGAGTTATTTTCATGTCTTAAACCTGAAAAAGTTTATAATATCatagtcttcttttttttaatttgaaattttatttattttatgaatttagatagttcaaatttttacattttttattaaaatttgaatagagtttttttctatataagaaCTATAcccaaaattttgttttgtttaaaatttaggattgattcgagttttttttttaatatatttttttaaaattaattttattctctctCGGCTTCAGTCAGTTTTTTGATCCTAGATCCAAGTCCTATGCCCTATAGTCCCGGCTTTGAATTCCTTCCCTTAGCCCACCTTTAGCTTGCTTCCCTTAAAGCAAAGATTGGATTCGTTCACCGCTAAACAAGAGTTCCGAGTCTATTTGGTCGTGATCCTTTCTTCTTGCCATCTTCGTTggcaaggattttttttttttatattaggttattagccttagttttatatatttttttttagctttttgttTCTATAGGATatcctaattttatattttacatgtttgtcaagttaacccgagtttaTTTAACTAATCATTGTTTGGACTCTTTTTTTATACACTCAATGCAGTGTCTaggataggaaaaaaaaaaaaaaaaactacaaaatctCTAAAAGCCAGATCCAGATGCATATCAAACTGGATAGTTTGTGGGAGGTAAGCTTGTTGCGTGCTGCCACTACTCgtatcttcctcttcttcttcctttaaaCCCTGCAGTTTTCTGGAGGTCAGAGGTCATTAATAAGGGCAAATGCGAAACTGTAGAAATATGGGATACTTGTTGACGCCCAGCCCATTAGAAGGGATATGTGATTTGGGCTGTCTCCAAATGAGCTGGAACATGATTGCATGAGCCCAGTTCACTTAAGGCCATGAAACTAATAGGCCCATTTAAGGACCCAGGAAATGCTATTATGAGGACCAGAAACCGAGGCCGAAGCTCCATCAACTAACATAGTTATTGTGCCTTCAATTTTAAGCCCCAAGCACTGCATAGCAAAGTGAATGGATCTGAGCCTTCGACCCTTCCTCTCAGTGGTGCATACTTGAGCTATGACTTGGACGGTGGCTATAGTTTTCTAAACAACTTCCAAAAAGGAGGCCTCATTGTATATGCCCTACTAGGGTGCCTCGTGCTATGCtggttcaaattttttcaaatgtgaaaaaaaaaattcggtaatgccaatactttttaataattaagaaataattcagATATGTATCATTAACTTGACTGAGTTTAAAatattctattattttaataacatgataaaaaaaaaaaacatatgcaataaataaagcaaaaaataagtTGGCAATAATTAACCATGAAAAATGAGTTATTAATATCATACGAAGGATGAGAAGCCTGTCGGAGACTCATTATCTATTTGCTATAAACATTGTCCCACCACCAATAAGTGATCATAGAGAAAGTCTTAACGACACTACGAAAGGTTGTACGACAACACTAAAATAGATCATGTTTAtatctaatcaattaatttaacttaatttgaagacaaatttttctttttaaaaaagctaaatttaacaaagagcaataaataaaaagactcgagatatcttgattcatttttaaaatcagtgaaaaatcttataaaaaaaaaaaaaaaaaaacaagggatgGCTGCCAACACCAAACCAACCGTTGACCACACACATTGTTCAGAGATAAAGGACCATCGAGACGATTCTAATGTTATCCTAGAAGCTGGTGTTTGGCTATCAAGCTACACAGCATGTATAGCTTGAAGGCCATGGCCAGTGCCCACACACTTATGTGCTCACTCATCAactccttttgttttaaaaaaatattcatgttattGAATTACAAAATCATCAACTTGAATatagcaaaaagaaaaggaaaaaaaaacaatgataaaaatacaaaaaaactcttgaatgcatgttaaataaatattgtttattaagataatttagtaattttattgttttagaaaaataaaaatacaaaactactGGCAAACTccaattaattaaatcttatttctaaatataatttaataattttattgtgataAGCGAGTGAAAAAGATTTATATGTCTAGTCATGACCATTGTAGTCCGTGAAAAGATTTTTGTGGGAAGGGTGAAATAGCACGGTCAAACACGGACccttcttagattttttattattatttaatttttattatctattgTATCAGGAAACTTTCAGGTGAGATTCTCCCCGATTTTCGTGTGCAGTATTTCCTGGGgggtgaaaaacaaaatcataatctCCTTCGGATCTTGAACATGTGACTTTCTGCatagagatttttattttattttaaaattccccAGGAACTTCAACCTTTTTGTGCCAGTGTTAAGATTCTTTGCTTTGGCATTCTGTTGATTGATGAAGCATGTTacgattttgttgattttagggAACACCATAGCTGAAAGCAAATACTGCAGAAACTGTCTTCTTCGCTGCAAAACTTCCCCTGTTCTAGAACTAGGAGATAGATAACTTTGACCTTTAGCAATTATTGACGTCTAATTATAAGATTTGAAAAGTCCAGGAGATGCTGCTGCCTTCTCCCTCGTGTCCTTCCATTTCTTTATTCAGTCAAAGTCCCTTGTTGCCAAGTGGGAGTCGTTGAAACTCCGAGGCCACCTTCGTTGAATCAGAAGATTACAATTTACAGGGACAACGCACCAAAAATGGTGGCATTTTTCTATGAATAGTTGCTTACATGGAGAGGCGTGGCCCATGATCAACAAAACGCGAAGAACATGCCAAGAAGAATTAAAGATTCGTACAACTAAAATCCCAAATATTAGTTACAGAAAAGAAACTAAATACAAAACGGGGTGTGCGTCTACAATATATTCCTGGACAGGCCCGTAAAGGAATCCATGGCATTCCCCACCTGGATGCACTCACAAACATAAAATTGCCCATCAATTCCTATGATTTTCCATCTCTCTGGCTCTAATCATCTGCGAGACTATGACCCCCGAATATCAAAATTCAACTCCCCAAAGcagaaaataataaacaatgcaacaggaaaaagaagaaaaaaatgttcatcGTATGGAAAGCTAAAACGAAGGAAATAAAAAGGATTGCAGCAAGAGATGTAGCCTTGAAATAAGTCACACATATCAATCCTAGACAGCATCACTTCTTTTTCTCCCACGGCCGCACGGAGAGGAGCACCACCAATATGATGATCAGCAATATAATAATGGCAAAACAAGTCCATTTCCTGGAATTTTTCTGTAGTTTCCTGGCAGTCTGCAGCTGCTGGGTGCCGCCCCGAACAAAAGAATTAGCTCTTTGCACATGGCTCTCAATGTCATCCAATTGTTCACCTTGATGTTCAACCAATACTGCCATGTCCATAAACACTTGGTGAAGCTCCTTTAGATTGTTTTCCAAATCTTTCACAGCATCATGCCTTTCCTGAATTTCATTTATCGTGTCCAAAATCCTGCCTCTCCCCTGTTGTTGAATTGCTTTCTGGAGAAATGTCTCACTCTCACCTGAATCGTACCAAAATGCTCAATCCATTAGACAATTGCAACAAATTCATCTCGTTCTTGAAATTCTTGGATACAAACACCCAGAAAGCACTGACAATTTATTTGAATGGTAAAGTAATTTAGTGCCGTCCCAAATGACCAAAATCAAATTCCATGAACACCAAGACAAACTAATTGAGAAAAATTTTAGATAGAGTTTGTATTTGCAATTGGAAAAGGCTATCAACAATCTCCAACCAGCTCATCCGTCATGGGTTGCCACATATGTGAGATGAGCAAGCATTACTATTCCCTCACACATGCTTGACAGACTGTCTAAATTATCCCTCCTTTCAATTATTGCAAATCAATTTTGTAAAAGGTTCGAATCAATTTTACTATGCAAATAAATCATGTTTCTTTAGCCATATATCCAAAGTCAACCCTAATCTTGGATCAAATCCAAAAATTGTAACAAAGATCAATCACTAACCTGTAGAGATCAACAGATCAAGAGTCTTCTCATCAGGATTTTCACCAGTCACGGTAAAATACCTTCTCTCCACAGTCTCTCTATACTCCGTGGATATCTTCTGTCTCAACCCGTTAAAACTCTCCATCAAATCCTTCAACTTCTTCCTCAACCCACTCACCACCGAAGTCCTAGTCCTATCCGAAGAAGACCCCGGTCCACACCCAGGAAGACCCCGGTTCGCTGCATTAGACCGGTCCAAGGCCTCTAACCGGACCTTGATCAGTTTTGCCCTTTTCAACGCCAGAGCAACATCAGCATCCATCTTGGACCTCAAGTCCTTGACAGCCCTAGCGTTGTGCAGAGTCTTACTTTGCTCATGTGAAGACCGCATATTCTCATTAAGTCTTTCCAACTCCTTGAGCTCATCTTTGATCGACTCTACATCTTCAAAGAACTTGTCAAGGTTAACCCCACCGCCGGTGGACTGCGCTTCGGACATCTGAATTACATGGTGATCCGGGGAGGCTTCTTCGCTGTGGAAGCGAGAGAAGGAGCCGGAAAAGAGATCGTTCATGTTTTACCGAGAAAATCTTAATATCAAGATGATGAGAGAGAATTTTGTAAAAAGAAGGGATTTTACAGAAGATTTTTATAGCTATGGATAAATGGCAGGCTGGCTGGCTGAGGAAGGTGAGACTGGTCAAAGGGTTGCTGGTTCAAGTTCGACAACTCCTTTTTCACTCCTTTATTTTgaaggaagaggaggaggaaggtgATCTATGATTGAAGCTAATTTATTAGTGATGAAGACAGATATGGAGGAAGGGTAAGGGTAAGTTATTGGagatttagatttttctttgaaGGTGACTTTCCTGGAAAATGTAAGAGGAAAGATCGtagaaaaaaccaaagaaggaaggaagaggTCTCGCCGAGTGAAGGGTATTGAAGGATTGATAAGCACTTAACGTGTggatttttgagttttaaaagaCGGTAGGAAAAGGagggtttattattattattattattattattattattattattattattattattattatgtaaaaTAGTGGACTTTGTCATATTGATTTTGTAGTTATGATTTTATAGTTATCTAATCGCTACTTTTATGCTGTTTTCAATTTGGAGCGAGAAGAAGATGGATTTTGAGGGGATACCTTGAATGATAAAAACAGAaggatattttatttgaattactttataatttcaagtttttttataatttttttttaaaatattatacaaggttggctgtttttttttttttttttaatttataaaacaatagagtgtgttcataaaattattagattGGCTTCACCCATGATCCacacttaataaaataatatttctaaaaacaatttatcaaaaaataataatataactaaacttttaaataatactatgtaacattcaataaaataaaaaagtatattacTTATAGTATTCTATGATTTGgtcatttttttactttgaaatcaagttgttgaataaaatttaattcaggtAATAGTTTACATTATCATCAGTAGTTAgcaccataaaaaaatcaacaaaaaaatatgtatttatttacaaaaacttttattatatttgaaataatgaCTAAAAAGCCATGAAGCCAGGGgcgaagcaagaaaaaaaaaattaaggagggtcaaattaaaaaaaattattttaaaaaagctaaaatttcagTTATTTTACTGCAAAAATTGTAAATATTGTCAATGGAGGGGctgaaaaaaacatttccttgCAGGGGTGTATAATGACCTATATAACCTGTAAAGATGATAAGGATACTGTAGATGAATGCTCTAAGGTTGTTTCATATATATCTTTTCCTCCAATTCATcatacaaaaaaacattttgaatatCAATTTACTTAATCAACCGATTTAAGGAGACATCAAAATACAATACTATTTGAATTGTAACATGTTTGATAACTAGGTTAAATGTCTCATTAAAATCAACACTTTCTTGCTAATAAAATCCTTTGGCCACCAACTTTACTTTATATCGCTCCATTAAACTAACAACatggattttaattttacatatcCAACATCAAACCAACTATGTTGACCTTTGAAGGTGGTGTGGCTAGGGACCatgtttaattgcataaaaaacatcaaacttaTAATTCATTGTTACATACCAGTATGGTGATTTAATTGCATCACTACAAGAAGATGGTTCTTCATTACATAAAATCAGGGGAGCAAAGTAAAGCTTTAGGTAAATGATACCTTACAAAATCATTATAGGTGGCTTTTGATTGAGAAATATTGTTCCTTGATATGGTAACCATGACATGTGTTCTAATCCTTCTTTACTTGATAATATGCGAGGCTTGTTGAATTATATATCTTGCTGTGCTTGAGGGTTAGAGGGATTAAAAATTGTTATGACTGGCGATGAGGTAGAATTAGCAGGCCTAACAAGTGTTTCTTCATATGTTTATGCAGAGTAACACACACTAAAATCATTGTCAGATGATAATACCGAATTCTGGTAGGAGAGGTTAATTTGATAATCTTCATGTGTGATATGGTGAGTGACACCTATGTCCTTATGCCATTCATTCTCCCAACTTCTATTATTAGTTGTAATCAAGGCTTGTTTATTATGAGAACAAGAAGAATCCTGATAGGTGAGGTCAAAGTGATGATAGCATTTGTGGGCTAAGTGGCTAGGTTTCCCACACACTTGACATATAATTGTAGAAGTAGGATATGTGTCATTGCGATTGCAAGAGGAAACACTTCCTTGAAAACTATTATGATGACCTCTATCATGAAAGCCACTTTGCCCTATATTATTGGATAATAGTGGTTGTCTTTAAACAACAATTGTCTCAATAAATGGTGCATAAACTAAAAGATGACGGCGACTTGGACAAGATTCAGTGACAATCAACAAAGAGAATACCTCTTTAAGTGTGACTTGATCAATGTGAGCATAGGTAGAGGACATGAAGTTATCATAGTAGCGTGTTAATCCAGCTAGAACATCAGTAATAACATTGGCATGTTGACTGTCTTTCTTGGTATCGATGTaaagttttcatcaacaaaagtAAGCATTGGCATATTGATTGCCTTTCCTTGCATTAGCATGCTGAGTTTGAATTTAGATGATACGAGCTCtagattataaagaaaaatatgtttCAAGAGCTCGCCAAACCTTATGAGAAGTGTTATGAGTGATAACTTGAGTTAAGACACCCTTAGTCATGAAAGATATGAGAGTACTCTGAATGAAATTGTCCTATCGCACCCTTTGATAATGTGTATAATTTGAAACCTGAGTGATTACACCCGCATTAGGAAGCAAAACATCAATAGTTTTGGGAGGGATTTTGGACGCATCATCAAGGTACCAATACATATCTTGGCCATGAAAATAGAGCACTAGTTATGCCTTCCAAAAAAGATAATTATCGACAGCCAGCTTGATTGAAACAATATTTGAAATGATAGGGATTATAATGATAGAAAGGGAGGGATTATCAAGTTGGTGGAGGAGGAAGGAAGATTACATGATGAGACGCTTGTCTTTTATTTGAAGGTTTTGATACCACATGCAGCAACAACAAAACGAAGGGAGTAAAGGAAGCAGAGGATAAGTTTTTCTAGCTCTCAATTGAtatgtttttcatatatatatatatatatatatatatatataaataaacatgaTACATGGATGATTCTTATAAAGTTGTAGTACAAATAGTTTGTTAAAATGTAGTGCtttcaagattttaaataaTAGAGGAAATATCAAATCATTTCATCTTCCTTAATCTCCTCATGACTTTCCTTGACAGCTACTAGTTTGTTTTCTTGGCTTGCTATTAGGCTTCTCCTTTGGATCCATCTTTCAATAGCGTAGAAAAAGTAACAAGAGATGTTGAAAGGGGCTGATTGCTTTCTTATATGCATGCTGTGATCATTCACAATCATGGAAACCACTTAAAGGCAAGTTCTATAAATCAAAAGAAGCTTCCTTGCTACCTTGATGAACACAACATACATCACTTCCAACGCAAGGCGAGGGAGATGAAATGCTTTCTTCAGTATTTAGTGATTCCCTACTGCTCCAAAGAGAGAATGATTTGATTGATAAGATCACGTAGCAGAACATACCGTATAATTGAATTTATCGAGATAAAATGTTAAAGATTCTAAGCATTGATCCGAGACTCCAAATCTTGAACAAAAGCACTGTGGCATTGATGAAACACACGATGAGGTGAAGCTTAAAGCCCCAAGCCTAGATGCTGAGGTTAAAGCATCACTAAAATCCGAGGGAGGGACCCCAACACATCCTATAAAGCAGCAGCCACAAGGCATTAGAATCTACCAAAAACAAGGAGTTGATAAATAACATAAGAAAATACCGTCTAATTGCCTAACCTGAAAGTACAATAACGTACAAAGCACAAGTAGAGATATTCTGCTTCTATCCATGACAGATCTATCTTTCCATCAGAAAGAAAAACGATTCAGTAGTTGACATTGATAACTCCACACAAGGTTGGTCTAATCTACAGAAATTACAAGTTGTAAAAAGCACGAAAACAAAACCACCAAGCTCCATCCTATTCAAGTACCATTTGATAGATCTCCCAGGAACAACAGGAGATGTTTCCAGGAACAGCAGCCTGGAATCAAAGAGGCTACAATAAGGGGTTTTCCTCTTGTATactaagagagaaagaaaaacaaaaggcaagtgCAGGCAGGTAAATAATAAAGATCGGACACCAACTTTATGTTAAAGTGGCACAAATCAATGCACAAGGTAAACTTTTCCACTGCGAGCTCTGGaaatagacaaaaataaaaataaaaaacaccagGAGATGCTTTGCCAGGAATAGCAGGTGGACTTACAACTGTCTTCTTCGCTAAGCATGCAGGAATTTCAACATTCAACTCTTCTGGATGGCcagttttcattttcaaattctgCCAAGTAAGATTACAAActaagttaagaaaaaataaaaatatccataGATCAACGCATCTTACAATCAAACACAAATTACGCTTGCATTTGCAGGAGAAGTTGACACAGCTTGACATATAGACAAGCATGATTGTATCTGTCACCCAAAACCAATTAACTAATTCGAGAAAGCCTAGCAGCCTTAAGCTACAGTACCGAAAATAACTGtactgagatttttttttttttaacctaaaagaattaatatttaGGTGTTATTAGCTTGTTTTTTTgacattaagtaaaaaatataacagttaatcaaaaaattgatgtttaagACATATTACAATATAGTAAAGATTGtatgtgttaataaaaatatataagatatcTCAAGCTAATTTGTAACATGGTAGAAGAATGAAATAATGTTGCAATTTCTATAGTAAAATGCCATTTCCTTAgtctttgtataataatttttaaaaaaaaagtgtaaagaaaaaattttaaaaattataaaagaataaagataataacaaaaagaatTGTTTAAATAGGCCAAATATAGAGTGATAactattcaaaacataaaaaatagaaaataatatttgttttccaaaaaaaaaaggtgtaaaaaaaagaaggaaaaactaaaaaaagcattaaaaaaatgaacataaaaaaacaaaattgtgatAAATAGCCaagtgtaaaataataaaaatacaaagtataaagagataaaaatgtaagaaaaacttattctctaaaaaaaataaaaacctgaaaattataatttttccatcgctacagtaaaaaaaattggcaaaatttata includes:
- the LOC118043806 gene encoding syntaxin-121; translation: MNDLFSGSFSRFHSEEASPDHHVIQMSEAQSTGGGVNLDKFFEDVESIKDELKELERLNENMRSSHEQSKTLHNARAVKDLRSKMDADVALALKRAKLIKVRLEALDRSNAANRGLPGCGPGSSSDRTRTSVVSGLRKKLKDLMESFNGLRQKISTEYRETVERRYFTVTGENPDEKTLDLLISTGESETFLQKAIQQQGRGRILDTINEIQERHDAVKDLENNLKELHQVFMDMAVLVEHQGEQLDDIESHVQRANSFVRGGTQQLQTARKLQKNSRKWTCFAIIILLIIILVVLLSVRPWEKKK